In Cryptosporangium aurantiacum, the DNA window TCGCGGTCGAGACGATCTACAGCGGGCTGTCCGCGGGCACCGAACTGGCCGCCGTGAAGGGCACCACGCCGTTCGCCACCTCGACCTGGGACGCCGAACTCGGGCTGTTCCGGCCCGGCGAATCCGCGGGGTACCCGATCGAACGGCTCGGTTACATGGAGGTCGGCCGGGTCGTCGAGAGCCGGTCCGCGGGGTTCGAGGTCGGGACGCCGGTCGCGATGGCGTACGGGCACCGCACCGGCTACCGGGCGGACCCGCTCGTCGACCGGATCGTCCCGCTGCCCGCCGACCTCGACCCGATGCTCGGGGTGTACGTCGCACACGCCGGGCCGATCTGCGCGAACGGCCTGCTGCACGCGGCCGCCGACCTGTACGGCGAGGTGCGGTCCCTCGGGGACGGCGTCCGCGGTCGGCGAGTCGTCACCATCGGCGCCGGGATGGTCGGCCTGCTCACCTCGCTGTTCGCCCGGCATCACGGTGCCGCGTCGGTCGTCGTGGTGGACCCCACCCCGTCGCGCCGCCAGGTCGCCGAATCGCTCGGGTTGGAGACGCTCGACCCGGACGCCGAGGACGCCGCGCTCGTGCTGAAGACCCGCTGGCGGCACGCGGCCGCTGACCACGGAGCCGACGTGGTGTTCCAGTGCCGCGGACGGGCCGAGGCACTGGCGCTCGCGCTGCGGCTGCTGCGGCCCCAGGGCACGGTCATCGACCTGGCGTTCTACCAGGGCGGTGCGGACGTCGTGCGGCTCGGCGAGGAGTTCCACCACAACGGGCTGAGCGTGCGGTGCGCGCAGATCGGCCGGGTGCCGCGGGGCGCCGCGCACGCGTGGGATCGGGATCGGCTGTCCGGGGAGACGATCGACCTTCTCCGGGCGGACGGTGGCGCGGTCCGGGAACACTTGATCACCGACGTGGTGCCGTTCGACGAGGCGCCGGAGTACCTCTGCGAGCTGGCCGATCGCCGTCGCCAGAGCGTCCAGACCGTTTTTACGTTCTGACGCGAGGGCTGGCTCAGGCGGGCGTCAGCTCACGGGCGCGGGAGCGAACCGCCGCCCGGCCGCGGGCCGGGTGGCGGTGCGCCATCGCCCGGCGCGGGTGCGTCGAACCCGGGGTGCGCAGCAGGCGCGCGCCGGTGACGCACAGCGGCCGCGGACTCCCCGCCGCGAGAGCGGCGTGGGCGGCCGGCACGGCGGGCACAGCCAGCACAGCGGGCACAGCCAGCACAGCCAGCACAGGGGGCGCGGCCGGCACGGCGGGCGCGGCCGGCACGGCGGGCGCGGCGGCGAGGTCCGCGAGCACGGGCAGCACCACGGTCGCGTCCACGGCGACCGGCGCCGCGGCCGGAGCCGCGACCGGCACGGCGCCCGACGCGGCGGCCGGAGCCGGGGCGGCGGCCGGAGCCGGGGCGGCGGCCTTGGCGCGGGTGCGGCGGTAGGCGCGAGCCAGCAGCACGAGCACCAGCGTCCCCATGAACAGCTGCCATACGTTCGGCGCCCAGATCGCGGCGTCCGCCAGCAGGATGCCGTGGCCCAGCCACGCGATCGTGCAGGCCAGCCCCAGTACACAGGACACCGGCGAGATCCCGGAGACGTCCGGGTTACGGATCAGCGAAACCAGCTGCGGAATGCCCGGCAGCACGGTCGCGAGCGCCGCCACGGTCCCGACCGCAGCCGGACCGCCGACCATGTTCAGCGCCACCGCGACGAGCAGTACGGCGACCAAGCCGAGCGCCCAGCGCGGCGCGGTCCGGCGGGCCTGCGGCATCATCCGGTAGACCATCACCAGGATCGCGAGACCGATCGTGCTGTTCACCGCGTTGCAGACGATCTGCACGGCGCCGGCGCCGGACAGGCCGTAGAACAGCCAGAGCACTGAGTTCTGCAGGCTCAGCCAGAGACGCGCGGGCGGGATACCGGACACCATGCCCCGGACGCAGCTGCGGTGCGCCTGCGGAAGGTTGAAGCCGATCGCCAGGATCGTGGCAACCCAGCCCAGTACCCACGCTGCTTCCAACCGCATCCCCGGAACGCCCCCGCTTCGTTGAAACGCGGACCCCCCGGCCCGCTGACACGGGTCGATTCGGCGTGCGGTGGTGCGAGGTGAACGAAGACCGGCTCAGGCACCCGACGAGCACCCGGTCCGCTCCGGCGGGGAAACTCTCAGGCCAGGAACGCCTTGGCGACCGCGTATTTGCTGTCGCTCGCTCCCGAGCAGGCGTCCGAGCTGGCGTTCGCCTCGGTGCCGTCGGTGCACGGCTGGTCGCGGGCGAGCTGCCACATCGACACCCAGGCTGCACCCACCGAGCGCGCGAACGCGGTCAGCTGTTTGGCGTCCGTCGCGGTGAACACCTCGGTGGCCGGCTCGTTGACGCCGATCAGCGTCGTCACCGCGACCCGCGACCAGGCCGCCGAGTCCGACAGCCCGAACGCGCTCTTGACCTGCTTCTGCGTGGCCTTCATCGACTGGATCGCGTAGTAGCCCATCCGGCCGTCCGGGTCCGGTGCCGCGGAGTCGCCGAAGTCCATCGCCATCACGTTCACCGCGTGGATCGTCGCCCCGTTGCTCGCCGCGCTGTTGAGCAGGCTGACGCCGTCCGCGGTGAGACCGGTCGGGTTGACCGGTAGCGTCACCGATACGTCCAGCGACTTGCCCGCAGCCGCCGCGGTCCGCTGCAGGATCGTGATCGCCTGCGACCGCCGATCGTTGGCCGCGCTGTCGGTGAGCACACCGCCCTCGACGTCGAAGTCGACCCTCGTCGCCGAGTACGTGTCGATGACGCCCTGGTACGCAGCGGCCAGTTCCTCGGCCGACGAGCAGCTCGCCGCGAGCTCGGTGCCGGACTCACCGCCGAACGAGATCCGAACCTGTCCACCGGCGCCCCGGAACGCGGAGATCTTGCTCTTGACCGACGCGTCGCTGACCTCGGTCGCGCCGTCCCAGGTGGCCGAGCAACCGCTGCCCGAGATGATGAATGCGAGGTTGAGGTGCGTGATCCCGGCCTTCCGCACAGCCACCAGCTCCGCCGCCGAGTACTGCAGCACGTCGACGTAGGGCGCGAACTCGGTGCCGTCGGACCCCACGGGCTTCGGCGTCGGTGAGCTCTTGCCGACGCCCGGCGGTAAGTGCGACCGGCTCACCCGGGGACGAGAGTCCGCGGACGGGGCGGGATCGGTCGACGGGGTCTCCTCGTCGCAGACCTCCGCGCTGCAGCCCTCGGCGAGCGGCGGAGCCTCGTCGCGAATCGTCGGGCCGACCGCGGCGTAGGCGCCGGTGGTCATGCCGAAGGCGACGACGAGACCGATCGAGACCAGAAGCCGTCGGGACGTCCGCCGCCGGTACGAACCCCGGCTCGGACGAGAAGCGGCGGATCGCACGGGGTTGAACTCCAGGGTTTTGCGGTTGCTCAGTCATGGACCTTATCGGTCCAGAGTCATCGGGCGTTGCCGCCGACGACGGCTCTTAAGGCCCCTTTAGGCAGACGTCTATCCAGCTCACAGGCTGGCCGTGGCGCCAGGCGGCCGCCCCCGTCCCAGCGGCCGCCCGACGCATTTCACTCCCCGTCGAACATCTCGTAGATGAACTCGGGCGCGTCCGTGGCCTCGGCGGCCGTGGGCGTGGTGACCGGCTTGGGCGACCCGTAGCCGCTGTACTTGACCTGATACGTGAACGCCTTGGTGGAGCCGGCTGCGGGCACCTGCAACGCGAACTCGGTGAGCCGACCGCCGGTGACGGTGGCGGTGAACGGCAGGTTCTTGGCCTCCGCGCCGAGCTCGGTCATCTCCGCCTCGTCGACGAGGTCGACGATCCCCGACGCGACGAGGTCGAGCGTGCCGCTATAGGTGCCCGGGGCCGTTTCTACTGCGGACTTCACCGCCTTGACCAGGCGTTCGGTGCCGGCCGGGTCGTAGTCCTCGGATTCCCACTCGAGCGGCAGGTCCG includes these proteins:
- a CDS encoding zinc-dependent alcohol dehydrogenase gives rise to the protein MSERVLVVEEPGRPVIREEKLGDPLPEGRIAVETIYSGLSAGTELAAVKGTTPFATSTWDAELGLFRPGESAGYPIERLGYMEVGRVVESRSAGFEVGTPVAMAYGHRTGYRADPLVDRIVPLPADLDPMLGVYVAHAGPICANGLLHAAADLYGEVRSLGDGVRGRRVVTIGAGMVGLLTSLFARHHGAASVVVVDPTPSRRQVAESLGLETLDPDAEDAALVLKTRWRHAAADHGADVVFQCRGRAEALALALRLLRPQGTVIDLAFYQGGADVVRLGEEFHHNGLSVRCAQIGRVPRGAAHAWDRDRLSGETIDLLRADGGAVREHLITDVVPFDEAPEYLCELADRRRQSVQTVFTF
- a CDS encoding SemiSWEET family transporter, whose translation is MRLEAAWVLGWVATILAIGFNLPQAHRSCVRGMVSGIPPARLWLSLQNSVLWLFYGLSGAGAVQIVCNAVNSTIGLAILVMVYRMMPQARRTAPRWALGLVAVLLVAVALNMVGGPAAVGTVAALATVLPGIPQLVSLIRNPDVSGISPVSCVLGLACTIAWLGHGILLADAAIWAPNVWQLFMGTLVLVLLARAYRRTRAKAAAPAPAAAPAPAAASGAVPVAAPAAAPVAVDATVVLPVLADLAAAPAVPAAPAVPAAPPVLAVLAVPAVLAVPAVPAAHAALAAGSPRPLCVTGARLLRTPGSTHPRRAMAHRHPARGRAAVRSRARELTPA
- a CDS encoding chitinase, producing the protein MTTGAYAAVGPTIRDEAPPLAEGCSAEVCDEETPSTDPAPSADSRPRVSRSHLPPGVGKSSPTPKPVGSDGTEFAPYVDVLQYSAAELVAVRKAGITHLNLAFIISGSGCSATWDGATEVSDASVKSKISAFRGAGGQVRISFGGESGTELAASCSSAEELAAAYQGVIDTYSATRVDFDVEGGVLTDSAANDRRSQAITILQRTAAAAGKSLDVSVTLPVNPTGLTADGVSLLNSAASNGATIHAVNVMAMDFGDSAAPDPDGRMGYYAIQSMKATQKQVKSAFGLSDSAAWSRVAVTTLIGVNEPATEVFTATDAKQLTAFARSVGAAWVSMWQLARDQPCTDGTEANASSDACSGASDSKYAVAKAFLA